A portion of the Pseudomonas koreensis genome contains these proteins:
- a CDS encoding pseudouridine synthase yields the protein MSSPVFSAAHNQASTLYLPPGPWSTVLDCLCEHFSAVGREQWLDRIARGRVLDAQGQPIALDLPYKEGLRIHYFREVPDEKPIPVVESILYADEHLVVADKPHFLPVTPAGEYVEQTLLRRLIRRLDNPHLVPLHRIDRHTAGLVIFSANPQTRSAYQSLFPTRQIDKRYEAIAPALPGLNFPLVHKSRLVDGEPFFRMQEGPGASNTETAVEVREKNGDLWRYGLFPVTGKKHQLRVHMTALGASICNDPFYPTVLKDVEDDYANPLKLLAQGLRFIDPVTGDLREFESRITLQW from the coding sequence ATGTCCAGTCCCGTATTTTCCGCTGCGCACAATCAGGCCAGCACGTTGTACTTGCCCCCCGGTCCTTGGTCGACGGTCCTCGATTGCCTGTGCGAGCACTTCAGTGCGGTCGGGCGCGAGCAGTGGCTCGACCGGATCGCCCGGGGGCGGGTGCTGGATGCCCAGGGCCAGCCAATTGCGCTGGACTTGCCCTATAAGGAAGGCTTGCGGATTCATTACTTCCGGGAAGTACCGGACGAAAAACCGATCCCGGTGGTCGAGTCGATTCTCTACGCCGATGAACATCTGGTGGTGGCGGACAAACCTCATTTTCTGCCGGTGACGCCGGCCGGGGAATATGTCGAACAGACCCTGCTGCGGCGGCTGATCCGTCGGCTGGACAATCCGCATCTGGTGCCACTGCACAGAATTGATCGGCACACCGCAGGGCTGGTGATTTTCTCGGCCAATCCGCAAACCCGTTCGGCTTATCAGTCCCTGTTTCCGACACGCCAGATCGACAAGCGCTACGAAGCGATTGCCCCGGCGCTGCCCGGGCTGAATTTCCCGCTGGTGCACAAGAGCCGCTTGGTCGATGGCGAGCCATTTTTCCGTATGCAGGAAGGACCGGGTGCCAGCAATACCGAAACGGCAGTCGAGGTGCGTGAGAAAAACGGCGATCTGTGGCGCTATGGCCTGTTTCCGGTGACCGGCAAAAAGCATCAACTGCGTGTGCACATGACCGCGCTTGGCGCGAGTATCTGCAACGATCCTTTTTATCCGACTGTGCTGAAAGATGTCGAGGACGACTACGCCAATCCGTTGAAGCTGCTCGCGCAGGGCTTGCGCTTCATTGACCCGGTGACGGGTGATTTACGGGAGTTCGAAAGCCGGATCACCTTGCAGTGGTGA
- a CDS encoding glutaredoxin family protein, translating to MPPECQLFGTLGCHLCEVAEAELMPLVEHGLLVELMDIAEDESRLEKYSLRIPVLRRVDTGAELDWPFSADDIVAFLS from the coding sequence ATGCCTCCTGAATGTCAGCTGTTCGGCACCCTCGGGTGTCATCTGTGTGAAGTCGCCGAAGCCGAGCTGATGCCCTTGGTCGAGCATGGTCTGCTGGTTGAACTGATGGACATTGCCGAAGACGAATCGCGGCTCGAAAAGTACAGCTTGCGCATTCCGGTACTGCGGCGGGTCGATACTGGCGCGGAACTGGACTGGCCGTTCAGTGCAGACGATATCGTGGCGTTTTTAAGCTGA
- a CDS encoding cation:proton antiporter: protein MFANLLIILASSLVVIALFRRLRLPPVLGYLCVGLLVGPNAFDWVNESEHLPDVAELGVVFLLFSLGLEFSLSKMIALRQVVFRLGSQQVLISTALLGTLLMGLGMPLMPALLLGAGLSLSSTAIVTKELGSLGEVFSSHGQNAVGVLLFQDVVAVLLLTLVPVFAGASAQAWYWALPLTLGKTVVLFFGLLLASRWLLPRLFHEVAASRSAELFVLLALVIVLLTAWLTHLLGLSPALGAFLAGMLLGESHYRHQIEADIRPFRDILLGVFFVSIGMLIDLQLFVSHSLLIIALTLGLMLIKGIVVALLVKWRGSDSETAWRSGLALAQGGEFCFALMAQMQQNSLLPAEPGALLLAATFCSMLLTPLLLRAAPRIAAALHHKPNQEAQIEQISALNADLDQHVVICGYGRVGQSIGRFMGNAGQSYVALDNDPVRVQEAASAESDVHYGDSARGDLLVAVGLLRARLLVIAVDQSDVALRILREARRLNQQVPILVRTRDDSQSAELRAAGATEVVPELLESSLMLASHALIMLGLPAHKVQEKVDQVRIDRYRLLHGFYPGANDEEI, encoded by the coding sequence GTGTTTGCAAATCTGTTGATCATTCTCGCCTCGTCCCTGGTGGTGATCGCCCTGTTCCGCCGCCTGCGACTGCCGCCGGTGCTGGGTTACCTGTGCGTGGGATTACTGGTCGGGCCGAACGCGTTCGACTGGGTCAACGAGAGCGAACATCTGCCGGATGTCGCTGAGCTGGGCGTGGTGTTTCTGCTGTTCTCGCTGGGCCTGGAGTTTTCCCTGTCGAAGATGATTGCGCTGCGCCAAGTGGTGTTTCGCCTGGGCAGTCAGCAAGTGCTGATCAGTACAGCGCTGCTCGGCACACTTTTGATGGGGCTGGGCATGCCGCTGATGCCAGCGCTGTTGCTCGGTGCCGGTTTATCGCTTTCATCCACGGCGATTGTGACCAAGGAGCTGGGCAGTCTCGGTGAGGTATTCAGCAGCCACGGTCAGAACGCGGTCGGCGTGCTGCTGTTTCAGGACGTCGTCGCGGTGTTGCTGCTGACGCTGGTGCCCGTGTTCGCCGGCGCCAGCGCGCAGGCCTGGTACTGGGCCTTGCCGTTGACCCTGGGCAAAACCGTGGTGCTGTTCTTCGGCCTGCTGCTCGCCAGTCGCTGGTTATTGCCACGGCTGTTTCATGAGGTGGCGGCCTCGCGCTCTGCGGAGCTGTTCGTCCTGCTGGCACTGGTGATCGTGCTGCTCACCGCCTGGCTCACGCACCTGTTGGGTCTGTCACCCGCCCTCGGCGCGTTTCTCGCGGGCATGTTGCTTGGTGAAAGCCACTACAGGCACCAGATCGAAGCTGACATCCGGCCATTCCGCGACATCCTGCTCGGGGTGTTTTTCGTCAGCATCGGCATGCTGATCGACCTGCAACTGTTCGTCAGCCACAGCCTGTTGATCATCGCCCTGACCCTTGGCCTGATGCTGATCAAGGGCATCGTGGTGGCGCTGCTGGTGAAGTGGCGTGGCAGTGACAGCGAAACCGCGTGGCGCAGCGGCCTGGCGCTGGCCCAGGGCGGCGAGTTCTGTTTTGCGCTGATGGCGCAGATGCAGCAGAACAGCCTGCTACCGGCCGAACCGGGTGCCCTGCTGCTCGCGGCGACCTTCTGCTCGATGCTGCTCACGCCACTGCTTCTGCGCGCGGCGCCGCGGATTGCCGCCGCGCTGCATCACAAGCCCAATCAGGAAGCGCAGATCGAACAGATCAGCGCGCTCAATGCCGATCTCGACCAGCACGTGGTGATCTGCGGCTACGGCCGCGTCGGCCAGTCCATCGGTCGTTTCATGGGCAACGCGGGACAATCCTATGTCGCGCTGGACAACGACCCGGTGCGGGTACAGGAAGCCGCGTCCGCAGAAAGCGACGTGCATTACGGCGACTCGGCGCGTGGCGACCTGCTTGTTGCGGTGGGCCTGTTACGCGCCAGGCTGCTGGTGATTGCCGTCGATCAAAGTGATGTGGCGTTGCGCATACTTCGCGAAGCCCGCCGACTCAACCAACAGGTGCCGATTCTGGTGCGCACCCGCGACGACAGCCAATCCGCCGAGCTGAGAGCCGCCGGCGCCACCGAGGTGGTGCCGGAGCTTCTGGAGTCGAGCCTGATGCTCGCTTCACACGCGCTGATCATGCTTGGCCTGCCCGCGCATAAAGTGCAGGAGAAAGTCGATCAGGTGCGCATTGATCGCTATCGCCTGCTCCATGGTTTCTATCCCGGAGCCAACGATGAGGAAATCTAG
- a CDS encoding ammonium transporter, whose amino-acid sequence MENLQSAVDTLVHGSNTLFILIGAVMVLAMHAGFAFLEVGTVRQKNQVNALAKILSDFAVSTLAYFFIGYWISYGVTFMQPAAVLTADHGYGLVKFFFLLTFAAAIPAIISGGIAERARFVPQLCATALIVAFIYPFFEGLIWNSNFGLQGWLAAQFGAAFHDFAGSVVVHAMGGWLALAAVLLLGPRNGRYRDGRLVAFAPSSIPFLALGSWILIVGWFGFNVMSAQTLQGVSGLVAVNSLMAMVGGTVAALIVGRNDPGFLHNGPLAGLVAICAGSDLMHPVGALVTGAIAGALFVWCFTAAQVKWRIDDVLGVWPLHGLCGVWGGIACGIFGQTALGGLGGVSLISQMIGTALGVAVALVGGFVVYGAIKALHGLRLSQEQEYYGADLSLHKIGAVSQD is encoded by the coding sequence ATGGAAAATCTGCAAAGCGCTGTGGACACGCTGGTTCACGGCTCCAATACGTTGTTCATTCTGATCGGCGCGGTCATGGTACTGGCGATGCACGCCGGTTTCGCCTTTCTCGAAGTCGGCACGGTCCGGCAGAAAAACCAGGTCAACGCACTGGCGAAAATCCTCAGCGACTTCGCCGTTTCGACCCTGGCCTATTTCTTTATAGGCTATTGGATCTCCTATGGCGTCACCTTCATGCAACCGGCTGCAGTGCTTACGGCCGACCATGGCTATGGACTGGTAAAGTTTTTCTTCCTGCTGACGTTCGCTGCCGCGATCCCGGCGATCATTTCCGGCGGCATTGCCGAGCGCGCGCGTTTCGTCCCGCAGTTGTGTGCGACGGCGCTGATCGTGGCGTTTATCTATCCGTTCTTCGAGGGATTGATCTGGAACAGCAACTTCGGCTTGCAAGGCTGGCTGGCGGCGCAGTTTGGCGCGGCGTTCCACGATTTCGCCGGTTCGGTGGTGGTGCATGCCATGGGCGGTTGGCTGGCATTGGCCGCTGTTTTGCTGCTCGGACCTCGTAATGGTCGTTATCGCGATGGGCGCCTGGTCGCGTTTGCGCCGTCGAGCATTCCGTTTCTGGCATTGGGTTCGTGGATCCTGATTGTCGGCTGGTTCGGCTTCAACGTGATGAGCGCGCAGACCCTGCAAGGTGTCAGTGGCCTGGTCGCGGTCAACTCGCTGATGGCCATGGTCGGCGGTACTGTTGCGGCGTTGATCGTCGGGCGCAATGACCCGGGCTTTCTGCACAACGGGCCGTTGGCCGGTCTGGTGGCGATTTGCGCCGGATCCGACCTGATGCATCCGGTCGGTGCGCTGGTGACGGGGGCGATTGCCGGGGCCTTGTTTGTCTGGTGCTTTACCGCTGCGCAAGTCAAATGGCGTATCGATGATGTCTTGGGTGTGTGGCCGTTGCACGGCCTGTGTGGCGTCTGGGGCGGGATTGCCTGCGGCATCTTCGGCCAGACTGCGCTGGGTGGCCTCGGCGGGGTCAGCCTGATCAGCCAGATGATCGGCACCGCGCTCGGCGTCGCGGTGGCGCTGGTTGGCGGCTTTGTCGTTTATGGCGCGATCAAGGCATTGCATGGGCTGCGCCTGAGTCAGGAACAAGAGTATTACGGCGCCGACCTGTCACTGCACAAGATCGGCGCGGTGAGTCAGGACTAG
- a CDS encoding DUF883 family protein: protein MASIKAKTAQEILMNDFQTLVADTERLLEHTKTLAGDQADELRAQIHDSLLRARETLKVTEDTLRERGQAAVTATEDYVSANPWQSVGIAAGVGFLIGLLATRR from the coding sequence ATGGCCAGCATCAAGGCAAAGACTGCTCAAGAAATCCTGATGAACGACTTCCAGACCCTGGTCGCCGACACCGAACGCTTGCTCGAGCACACCAAGACCCTCGCTGGAGACCAGGCCGATGAGCTGCGCGCACAGATCCACGACAGCCTGTTGCGCGCCCGGGAAACTCTGAAAGTGACTGAAGACACGCTGCGCGAGCGCGGCCAGGCGGCGGTCACCGCTACTGAAGATTATGTGTCGGCCAACCCATGGCAGTCGGTGGGCATCGCTGCCGGTGTCGGTTTCCTGATCGGCCTGCTGGCCACTCGGCGCTGA